The genomic region CCCTCGGGTCAGGGATCGGCTCGGGCATGGGCGGGACATCGCGGGTGAGCCTGCGAACCCGCGAAGCCCGCCGGGCGGGACCCGAGGGGCGCCGCCGTGTGTGACATCTCAAGGAGCGTCCTGCGAACCCGCGGAACCCGCCGGGCGTGTCTCGTCTCGTTCCTCGCTCGACAACCGGCGGGGCACAGCCCCATCCCCCACCGCGAGGAGTTCACCCTTCGAGCTGCTCGGCCACCTCGAGCCAGGCCAGCTCGGTCTCGTCACGCTCGTCACCGACGGCGTGCAACTCGCGATCGAGCTCGCTCGCCCTGGTGTAGTCGGCGCCGACGGATTCGAGCTGCGAGCGCAGCTGTTCCTGCTTGCGGCGCAACGATTCCAACCGCTTGTCGAGTCGCTGCAGCTCCTTGCGCAGGTCGCGCAGAACAGCTGCGGAGAGCGCCGGCACGGAGTCCGACGCGACCCCCGAACCTGCACCAGGACCAGCACCGGTATCGGCAGCGACCGGCGCGGCCACCGCCTCCACCCGGCCGGAGCCACCGGTCACGGCCCGCCGCCTGAGGTACTCGTCGATCCCACCGGGCAGGTGGGTGACCGCCCCGTCACCGAACAGGGCGTAGACCGAATCGGTCGCGCGCTCCACCAGGTAGCGGTCGTGCGAGACCACGATCAGCGTGCCGGGCCAGCTGTCGAGCAGGTTCTCCAGCGCGGTCAGCGTGTCGACGTCCAGATCGTTGGTCGGTTCGTCGAGCACGAGCACGTTGGGCGACTCCATCAGGATCCGCATCAGCTGCAACCGGCGGCGCTGACCGCCGGAGAGCCGCTCGACCGTCGTCCATTGCTGGGCGTTGGTGAAGCCGAACTCCTCGGCCAACTGCGACGGCGACATCGACCGGCCGCCGAAGTCGACGCTGCGGGCCAGGTCCGGCGACAATCCCGGAACACTCGCTCCGGCAACGGCTTCCAGCAGCCGGATACCGGCAGGCAGCTCCTCGGGGGCCTGCCGCAGGAACCCCAGCGCCACGGTGCGGCCCTGCTTCACCCGGCCACTGTCCGGCTGCAGTTCGCCGACGATGGTTCGCAGCAGGGTCGACTTCCCCGATCCGTTGACGCCGACGATGCCGATCCTGTCCCCCGGTCCGATCCGGAAGGTGACGTCGTCCAGCAGGGTGCGCCGCGCTCCCTCGGGGGTGGTGATCCCCACCGTGACGTCCTCGAGGTCGATCACGTCCTTGCCGATCCGACGGGTCGCGAACTGGTGCAGCGCAGCGGCGTTGCGGGGTTCGGGGACGTCGGCGATGAGCTCCTCGGCCGCCTCGATGCGGTAGCGCGGCTTCGACGTCCGCGCCGGCGCTCCACGGCGCAACCAGGCAAGTTCCTTGCGCGCCAGGTTCTTCCGTCGTTCCTCGGCCGCCTTGTCCAGCCGCAGCCGCTCGGCGCGGGCGAACACCCAGTCCGAGTACCCGCCCTCGCGGATCTCGACACCTTCGTCGACCACCTCCCAGGTGGTCTGCGCGACCGCGTCGAGGAACCACCGGTCGTGGGTAACGGCCACCAGCGCGCTGCGCCGCGACAGCAGGTGCTCGGCCAGCCAGTTGACGCCCTCGATGTCGAGGTGGTTGGTGGGTTCGTCGAGGATCAGCAGGTCGGCTTCGGTCACCAGGGCGGCCGCCAACGTCACCCGCCGCTGCTCGCCACCTGAGAGGTCACGCATCCGGGACTCCAACCCGATGGCGCCCAGCCCCAGGCCGTCCAGCACCCCGCGGACCGAAGCGTCGGAGGCCCACTCGTGCTCACCCTCACCCGCGAAGGTGAACAGCGCGACGTCGCGGACGGTGGCGTCGCCGTCGATGGTGACGCTCTGGTCGACCACCTCGATCCTGGCTCCGCCGGCGGTCGACACCCGGCCGGTGTCGGGACGCAGGCGCCCGCCGAGCACCGAGATCAGGGTCGACTTGCCGGACCCGTTGAGACCCAGCACACCGATCCGATCA from Nakamurella sp. A5-74 harbors:
- a CDS encoding ABC-F family ATP-binding cassette domain-containing protein produces the protein MSNLVNLESVGIVRGVTPVLTGVSLGVQSGDRIGVLGLNGSGKSTLISVLGGRLRPDTGRVSTAGGARIEVVDQSVTIDGDATVRDVALFTFAGEGEHEWASDASVRGVLDGLGLGAIGLESRMRDLSGGEQRRVTLAAALVTEADLLILDEPTNHLDIEGVNWLAEHLLSRRSALVAVTHDRWFLDAVAQTTWEVVDEGVEIREGGYSDWVFARAERLRLDKAAEERRKNLARKELAWLRRGAPARTSKPRYRIEAAEELIADVPEPRNAAALHQFATRRIGKDVIDLEDVTVGITTPEGARRTLLDDVTFRIGPGDRIGIVGVNGSGKSTLLRTIVGELQPDSGRVKQGRTVALGFLRQAPEELPAGIRLLEAVAGASVPGLSPDLARSVDFGGRSMSPSQLAEEFGFTNAQQWTTVERLSGGQRRRLQLMRILMESPNVLVLDEPTNDLDVDTLTALENLLDSWPGTLIVVSHDRYLVERATDSVYALFGDGAVTHLPGGIDEYLRRRAVTGGSGRVEAVAAPVAADTGAGPGAGSGVASDSVPALSAAVLRDLRKELQRLDKRLESLRRKQEQLRSQLESVGADYTRASELDRELHAVGDERDETELAWLEVAEQLEG